Below is a genomic region from Pseudomonas extremaustralis.
TGGTGTCTTCCAGCGCCTGGGAAGCGGCGTTGCGTTTCTGCATTTCCTGCTCGTACAACTTGGCCCGCAGCATTTTCATGGCGGTGTCCTTGTTCGCGTGCTGGGAACGCTCATTCTGGCAGCTGACCACGGTGTTGGTCGGTACGTGGGTGATACGTACGGCCGAGTCGGTGGTGTTTACGTGCTGACCACCGGCGCCGGAGGAGCGGTACGTGTCGATCCGCAGGTCGGCCGGGTTGATCTCGATTTCCACCTTGTCGTCGATCTCGGGCGAAACGAATACCGCACAGAACGAGGTGTGGCGACGGTTGCCGGAGTCGAACGGGCTCTTGCGCACTAGGCGGTGCACGCCGATCTCGGTACGCAGCCAGCCAAAGGCGTACTCGCCCTTGATGTGCACGGTGGCGCCCTTGATGCCGGCGACTTCACCGGCCGACAGCTCCATGATGGTCGCGTCGAAACCGCGTTTGTCGGCCCAGCGAAGGTACATGCGCAACAGGATGTTGGCCCAGTCCTGGGCTTCGGTGCCGCCGGAACCGGCCTGAATGTCCAGGTAGGCGTTGTTCGGGTCCATTTCGTGGCTGAACATGCGACGGAATTCGAGCTTGGCGAGGTTTTCCTCGAGACGGGCCAGCTCGGCGACGACATCGCCCACTGCGCCTTCGTCGTTTTCTTCGACGGCCATGTCCAGCAGGTCGCGGCAATCGCCCAAGCCGGTGTTCAGTTCGTCGAGGGTGTCGACGATCTGTGCCAGCGCAGAGCGCTCGCGGCCCAGTTCCTGGGCGTATTCAGGTTTGTTCCAGACACTCGGATCTTCAAGCTCGCGATTGACTTCGGTCAGACGCTCATGCTTTTGATCGTAGTCAAAGATACCCCCGAATAGTTTCGGAGCGCTCGGAC
It encodes:
- the prfB gene encoding peptide chain release factor 2 (programmed frameshift), which encodes MEINPILNTIKDLSERSETIRGYLDYDQKHERLTEVNRELEDPSVWNKPEYAQELGRERSALAQIVDTLDELNTGLGDCRDLLDMAVEENDEGAVGDVVAELARLEENLAKLEFRRMFSHEMDPNNAYLDIQAGSGGTEAQDWANILLRMYLRWADKRGFDATIMELSAGEVAGIKGATVHIKGEYAFGWLRTEIGVHRLVRKSPFDSGNRRHTSFCAVFVSPEIDDKVEIEINPADLRIDTYRSSGAGGQHVNTTDSAVRITHVPTNTVVSCQNERSQHANKDTAMKMLRAKLYEQEMQKRNAASQALEDTKSDIGWGHQIRSYVLDASRIKDLRTNIERSDCDKVLDGDIDEYLEASLKSGL